The Streptomyces nitrosporeus genome includes a window with the following:
- a CDS encoding purine-nucleoside phosphorylase: MNASVIPDHIQGDPYAAATGAAARLRELTGAETHDVAVVMGSGWAPAGDALGVAEAEFPVTELPGFPAPAVEGHGGTVRSYRVGEKRVLVYFGRTHHYEGRGVAAVAHGVRTAVAAGCRTVVLTNGCGGLREGMRPGQPVLISDHINLTAASPIVGANFVDLTDLYSPRLRALCREIDPTLEEGVYVQFPGPHYETPAEIGMVRVMGGDLVGMSTVLEAIAAREAGAEVLGISLVTNLAAGLSGEPLNHEEVLRAGRESAARMGALLARVLERI, encoded by the coding sequence GTGAACGCATCTGTTATTCCGGACCACATCCAGGGCGACCCGTACGCCGCCGCCACCGGGGCCGCCGCCCGCCTGCGCGAGCTGACCGGCGCCGAGACCCATGACGTCGCCGTCGTGATGGGCTCCGGCTGGGCGCCCGCCGGCGATGCGCTCGGCGTCGCGGAGGCGGAGTTCCCGGTGACCGAGCTGCCCGGCTTCCCGGCCCCGGCGGTCGAGGGGCACGGCGGCACGGTCCGTTCGTACCGGGTCGGCGAGAAGCGCGTCCTGGTCTACTTCGGACGTACGCACCACTACGAGGGCCGGGGCGTCGCCGCCGTGGCGCACGGGGTCCGCACGGCAGTCGCCGCGGGCTGCCGGACCGTGGTCCTGACCAACGGATGCGGTGGTCTGCGCGAGGGCATGCGCCCGGGGCAGCCGGTGCTGATCAGCGACCACATCAACCTGACGGCGGCGTCCCCGATCGTCGGCGCCAACTTCGTCGACCTGACCGACCTGTACTCACCGCGGCTGCGCGCCCTGTGCCGGGAGATCGACCCGACGCTCGAAGAGGGCGTCTACGTGCAGTTCCCCGGCCCGCACTACGAGACCCCGGCCGAGATCGGCATGGTCCGGGTGATGGGCGGCGACCTGGTCGGCATGTCCACGGTCCTGGAGGCCATCGCCGCCCGTGAGGCGGGGGCGGAGGTGCTGGGGATCTCCCTGGTCACCAACCTCGCGGCCGGGCTGAGCGGGGAACCCCTCAACCACGAGGAGGTCCTGCGGGCCGGCCGGGAGTCCGCGGCCCGGATGGGGGCGCTGCTCGCCCGCGTCCTGGAACGGATCTGA